From one Humulus lupulus chromosome 8, drHumLupu1.1, whole genome shotgun sequence genomic stretch:
- the LOC133795350 gene encoding uncharacterized protein LOC133795350, which yields MFSGWCFTTNRAWHKGGRIIVAWNPLRFNVSILSCSNQLIHLFVATVDNNHRFFTTFVYGFNDEEGRKSLQELARADPWVVLGDFNDILNRDERIGDRSNKQQGSDRIYSKIDRVLANQAWMDSFTTAEAIFLNEGIFDHTPAILTVHYDISSGKKSFKYFRMWSSHPQYHQEVSRVWHQTVKGTKMFQVVTKLKDLKAFFRDLNKLGFSAIHMADLQAREKLNECQNKLHRDPLNVDLQYQELEARRHYAGVHKDYCSFLSQKSKVTWVQEGDENSAIFHSSIKEKRCQNRIYSITNAEGNRVEDPAGVTEAFLSYYQSLLGTQMENRQPVKASIMAQGPVISRQQDNWELVGNEIFEDVTSFLHTGHLLKELNSTVITLIPKCKCPNIGGFIKGRFIAHNIMICQDLIRHYGRKSIRPNCMIKLDLQKAYDTMEWGFLEEMLHAFQFPAKFINLIMNCVTTPRYSLMFNGSMHGFFAAKRGLRQGDPMSPLLFVLGMEYLSRIMQKVGEKGDFQFHERCGDLKLNHLSFADDVLLFCKGDFKSIYLMLQGLKLFSNSSGLNPNIKKTAIYCSGMSEEEIRRVLDVSGFSRNDIPFKYLGIPICAKRISAAECKILVEKMTARIKTWSSKNLSFAGRSVLINSMLLSIHAYWSQIMILPKKLVSEIESICRSFLWKGQSNMIGSGSVAWKKLCKPKKAGGIGFMSISE from the exons ATGTTCTCAGGTTGGTGCTTCACAACTAACCGTGCGTGGCACAAAGGAGGAAGAATTATAGTTGCTTGGAATCCTTTGAGATTCAATGTAAGTATACTCAGCTGCTCAAATCAGCTTATTCACTTGTTTGTAGCTACTGTGGATAATAACCATAGATTTTTCACTACATTTGTATATGGCTTTAATGATGAAGAGGGAAGGAAAAGTTTACAGGAATTGGCTAGAGCAGATCCCTGGGTAGTGCTTGGGGACTTTAATGATATCCTGAACAGAGATGAAAGAATTGGTGATAGA AGTAATAAGCAGCAGGGATCAGATAGAATCTACTCCAAGATTGATAGAGTTCTGGCAAATCAAGCGTGGATGGATAGCTTTACAACTGCTGAAGCTATTTTTCTGAATGAAGGTATTTTTGATCACACTCCAGCAATTTTAACTGTGCATTATGATATTTCTAGTGGTAAGAAGTCGTTCAAGTATTTTCGGATGTGGTCTTCACATCCTCAATACCACCAAGAAGTGAGTAGGGTGTGGCATCAGACTGTTAAAGGGACTAAAATGTTCCAAGTTGTGACTAAGCTTAAAGACCTTAAGGCTTTCTTTAGAGATCTGAACAAGCTAGGTTTTTCAGCGATTCATATGGCAGATTTGCAAGCTAGAGAGAAGCTTAATGAATGCCAGAACAAGCTGCATAGAGACCCTTTGAATGTGGATCTGCAGTATCAGGAGTTGGAAGCTAGAAGGCATTATGCTGGGGTGCATAAAGATTATTGCTCATTCTTGTCCCAAAAGTCTAAGGTTACCTGGGTACAAGAAGGTGACGAAAATTCTGCTATTTTTCACTCCAGTATCAAGGAAAAAAGATGTCAAAACAGGATATATTCTATTACCAATGCAGAAGGGAACAGAGTGGAGGATCCTGCTGGTGTTACTGAAGCATTTCTATCCTATTATCAGTCTTTATTGGGCACTCAAATGGAGAATAGACAGCCAGTTAAAGCTTCAATAATGGCTCAAGGACCTGTGATTTCTAGACAGCAG GACAATTGGGAGTTGGTTGGAAATGAAATATTTGAAGATGTAACATCTTTCCTGCATACAGGGCACTTGCTAAAAGAGCTTAACTCTACAGTTATTACCCTTATTCCTAAGTGCAAATGTCCTAATATT GGGGGGTTCATTAAAGGTAGGTTCATCGCTCATAATATTATGATCTGTCAGGATCTAATAAGGCATTATGGAAGGAAATCAATTAGACCCAATTGCATGATAAAGCTGGATTTACAAAAGGCTTATGATACTATGGAATGGGGATTCTTAGAGGAGATGTTACATGCTTTTCAATTCCCTGCTAAATTCATTAATCTCATAATGAATTGCGTAACCACACCTAGGTACTCCCTAATGTTTAATGGATCTATGCATGGATTCTTTGCAGCAAAGAGAGGCTTGAGACAAGGGGATCCAATGTCTCCCTTACTTTTTGTTCTTGGGATGGAATACTTGAGTAGAATTATGCAGAAAGTTGGGGAGAAGGGAGATTTTCAGTTTCATGAAAGGTGCGGTGATTTAAAGCTTAATCATCTAAGCTTTGCTGATGATGTGTTGCTGTTCTGCAAAGGTGACTTCAAGAGTATATATTTAATGTTGCAGGGGTTAAAGTTGTTCTCAAATTCCTCTGGTTTGAAcccaaacataaaaaaaacagcCATTTATTGCAGTGGAATGAGTGAAGAGGAGATTAGAAGAGTGCTTGATGTATCAGGTTTCAGTAGAAATGATATCCCGTTTAAGTATCTTGGTATTCCCATCTGTGCCAAGAGAATCTCAGCTGCTGAATGCAAAATATTGGTTGAGAAGATGACAGCTCGAATCAAGACCTGGAGTTCCAAAAACTTATCTTTTGCAGGTAGATCAGTTTTGATTAATTCTATGCTTTTGTCTATCCATGCCTACTGGAGTCAAATCATGATTCTACCTAAGAAGCTTGTATCTGAAATTGAAAGCATTTGTAGAAGCTTTCTCTGGAAGGGGCAGAGTAATATGATTGGGTCCGGAAGCGTGGCCTGGAAGAAGCTGTGTAAGCCTAAGAAGGCTGGAGGAATTGGCTTTATGAGCATTTCAGAGTGA
- the LOC133795351 gene encoding uncharacterized protein LOC133795351 — translation MVNIKDEIKQLLDPVQFTLNTYQISSGYKLLNQVHKSFHWSKEVWCRLNIPKHSFVLWIAIQNRLKTRERIRSFNITEDSTCILCNGADETVDHLFFGCSFSQDCLQQLKNWLGWRAHIESLHGLLRWVERSKKSKFQKNVLAASVASLVYHLWQARNNKLWQSSIVSPKLLVQEEKWQIKTRITCVMPRHVAQADMAWFDLL, via the coding sequence ATGGTGAACATTAAAGATGAAATTAAACAGCTACTGGATCCTGTGCAATTTACATTAAATACATATCAAATTTCCTCTGGTTACAAGTTGCTTAATCAGGTACATAAGAGCTTCCATTGGAGTAAAGAGGTCTGGTGCAGGCTTAATATCCCAAAGCACAGCTTTGTGCTCTGGATTGCAATTCAAAATAGGCTTAAGACAAGAGAAAGGATTCGTAGTTTCAACATAACAGAAGATTCAACTTGTATCCTCTGCAATGGAGCAGATGAAACAGTGGACCATCTGTTTTTCGGTTGCTCTTTCTCTCAGGATTGCTTACAACAGTTGAAAAATTGGCTGGGATGGAGAGCTCACATAGAATCATTACATGGCCTTCTTAGATGGGTAGAAAGGTCCAAGAAGAGCAAGTTTCAGAAGAATGTTTTAGCTGCCTCTGTTGCATCTCTGGTTTATCATTTATGGCAGGCTCGGAATAACAAACTTTGGCAATCAAGCATTGTGTCTCCTAAGTTGTTAGTCCAGGAAGAAAAATGGCAAATCAAAACTAGAATAACTTGTGTTATGCCTAGGCATGTAGCTCAAGCAGATATGGCATGGTTTGACTTATTATAA
- the LOC133797069 gene encoding auxin-responsive protein IAA27 has translation MSMPLEHDYIGLSESVPSMESSGKSSEKKSGSGLNLKATELRLGLPGSESPEREEGLAGVESVDSDKNGYTVGVLKSLVTGAKRGFSDAIDGTSGKWVFSGNSGSEADLGKGGNLFSPRGVNNGGVALGGSECNNQTTGLTVSSTVNDGVPQSPKPLQQKKPQASAPALKAQVVGWPPIRSFRKNSMASHPPKNDDDAEANAGSGCLYVKVSMDGAPYLRKVDLKIYGSYMDLSSALEKMFTCFTIGQCGSNGLTKSRLMDLLHGSEYVLTYEDKDGDWMLVGDVPWEMFTESCKRLRIMKSSEAIGLAPRAMEKCKNLN, from the exons ATGTCTATGCCCTTAGAGCATGATTACATAGGCTTATCAGAGTCTGTTCCTTCAATGGAAAGCTCTGGCAAGTCTTCTGAGAAGAAAAGTGGTTCTGGTTTGAACCTCAAGGCTACTGAGTTGAGGCTGGGCTTGCCCGGGTCCGAGTCCCCGGAAAGAGAGGAGGGTCTTGCTGGGGTGGAGAGTGTGGATTCGGATAAAAATGGGTACACTGTTGGAGTTCTTAAGAGCTTGGTGACTGGAGCCAAGAGAGGTTTCTCTGACGCCATTGATGGAACTTCTGGCAAGTGGGTTTTTTCTGGAAACAGTGGATCTGAGGCTGATTTGGGTAAAGGTGGTAACTTGTTTTCTCCTCGAGGTGTTAATAATGGTGGCGTGGCTCTTGGTGGGTCGGAGTGTAACAATCAGACAACGGGTTTGACTGTCTCGTCAACTGTGAATGATGGGGTTCCTCAGTCCCCAAAGCCATTGCAGCAGAAGAAGCCTCAGGCCTCTGCTCCGGCTTTAAA AGCACAGGTTGTGGGATGGCCACCAATTCGATCTTTCCGGAAGAATTCAATGGCTTCTCATCCTCCCAAGAATGATGATGATGCAGAAGCTAATGCAGGATCGGGTTGTCTTTATGTTAAGGTCAGCATGGATGGTGCACCATACCTAAGGAAAGTTGATCTTAAAATTTATGGCAGTTATATGGATCTATCTTCAGCACTGGAAAAAATGTTCACCTGCTTTACAATTG GTCAATGTGGCTCTAATGGATTGACTAAAAGCCGGTTAATGGATCTCCTCCATGGTTCGGAATATGTACTCACCTATGAAGACAAGGATGGAGATTGGATGCTAGTGGGTGACGTTCCTTGGGA GATGTTTACCGAGTCATGTAAGAGGCTGAGGATAATGAAGAGTTCAGAGGCTATTGGTCTTG CCCCAAGGGCCATGGAGAAGTGCAAAAATCTTAACTAG